The genome window CTACTTGGCGCCGATCATGGACAGCTATTTGGATGCGGTGGAGAATCGCGTGACAAGCACGCTCACAGGGGCTCCGGCATTGCGGGTGATGACGAGCGCGGGGGGCTTGGTGAGTCGCAGCAATTATCGTCCAAAGGATAGTCTGTTGAGCGGTCCAGCGGGAGGCGTGGTGGGATCGTCGCTCTCTGGGCTACAAGCGGGCGAGGGGCGGAGCATCGCTTTCGATATGGGAGGGACGAGCACGGACGTGTCTCGTTTCGATGGTCAATTGGATTATCGCTTTGAGCAAAAGATCGGCGCAGCCCGCGTCTTTGCCCCGAGCTTGAGGATCGAAACGGTGGCGGCGGGAGGGGGATCAGTCTGTTGGTTTGACGGATCTGCCTTGCGGGTGGGGCCGCAGAGCGCGGGCGCCAACCCCGGGCCAGCGTGCTACGGAGCGGGCGGTCCCCTCGCGATTACAGATGTCAATTTACTGTTGGGGCGTTTGGATGCTTCGAAGTTTGGGATTCCGGTATTTCTGGAGAGAGCGGAGGAGAGACTTCTTGAATTGCAACGGTCTATCCTTGAATCGACGGGTGAAGCAATGAGCCGAGAGGCCATACTGGAGGGCTTGCTTGCGATCGCGAACGAAACGATGGCGGAAGCGATTCGCAAAATTTCGACTGGCGAAGGCTACGATCCGGCAGACTATGTTTTAGTCGCTTTCGGTGGCGCAGGGGGATTGCATGCCTGCGCTGTTGCGAGTATTCTCGATATGGATACGATCGTTTTCCCTTCGGATGCCGGATTGCTGAGCGCCAAAGGCTTGCGTCACGCGCAAGTCGAACACTTTGAAGGTCGCCAGGTTTTGCGGAATTTGGGCGAATGCGAAAAGGACTTGGAAGCTTGGATTGGCGAGCTGCGAGTGAAAGCTGAACGTTGTTTAGCCGAAGACGGCATTGATGCTGCGGAGATCGATTCGAGAGAACCGCGTTTCGAGTTACGGTATCGTGGTCAGGAATCGATATTGACTCTGGAGGGCGGTGAATTGAGTGAGCTCAGGGCGCGTTTTGAAGCTGCGTATCGCGAGCAATTCGGTTTCTTGCCGGATGGCTTGGAGATCGAGTTGGTGGCGGTGCGAGTGGCGGCGGTGAGCGGCGATAGCGGGTTGGGCGAGGAATGCTTCGAAGAATCGCGTGAGAAGCAGGCTCCCACAGAAGCGTATATGGTTCGTAGCGATCTAGAGGCGGGACAGACGCTTTCAGGCCCGTTCGTGATTCAGGATCCTTTCAGTACTGTTTACGTGGATACGGGATGGACTGCGACTGTCGGGAATCAGGGGACCTTGAAGTTGCGTAGGGTCGAGACCATGGAAAAGGGTCAGTCGCAGGGTGAGGTGGTTGACTTGGAGCTCTTTACGAATCGTTTTCTATCGATCGTCGACGAGATGGGAGCCTTGTTGGAACGGGCTGCGTTTTCGACCAACGTGAAGGATCGTAAGGACTTTTCTTGCGCCTTGCTGGATCCGGACGGTTATCTATTAGCGAACGCGCCCCATATTCCGGTTCACTTGGGGGCCCTAGGAGTCTGTCTGCGCACGGTTTTGCAGCGGATGGAGCTAGAGCCTGGAGATGTGGTAGTGACGAATCACCCGGCCTACGGGGGATCGCATTTGCCAGATGTGACTTTGTTGGCTCCGGTGTATACAGAATCCGGAGACAAGCTGTTAGGTTACGTTGCAAATCGGGCGCATCATGCGGAGTTGGGTGGAATCTCCCCCGGGAGCATGCCTCCCAATGCCCAGAACCTAGCCGAGGAGGGGGTTGTCATTGCTCCTTTAAAGCTCGCTTCAAAAGGTTCTGTCGATTGGAAGCCGCTATTGCGTCTCCTGAAGGAAGGGCCTTATCCGAGTCGTTCTCTAGATGAAAACGTGGCGGATCTTTCCGCTCAGTTGGCCTCCATCCGTAGAGGGCAATCTGCCTTGATGCAATTGGCGGAAAAGGAGGGTTGCAGCCGTGTAGGGAAATACATGTCGCTATTGAAGGAACGCGCTGCGACAGCGTTGAGGCAGGCTTTGTCCGCGACCGATTGCGTTGGCAAGGGGCGGTATCGAGAAAGCTTGGACAATGGAGAGGCGGTCGTGGTGGAAGTTACGACGCAAGGGTCAGGAAAGTGGTTAATCAATTTCAGCGGCACAGCGGGTGTTCAGCCGGACAACTACAACGCGACGCCGGCGATAGCTACCAGTGCTGTGATCTACGTGCTGCGTTTGCTTGCGGCTGTGGATGTTCCATTGAACGAAGGGTTCCTAGATGTAGTGGATATCAAGATACTCGAAGGAATGCTGAACCCGTCTTTTGATGAGGATCCTAGAAATTGCCCTGCGGTGGTGGCGGGCAACGTTGAGGTGAGCCAACTGGTCGTTTCTGTATTGTTGAAGGCTTTTGGCTTAGCCGCTTGTAGCCAGTCTACCATGAACAACTTGATTTTCGGAACAGATTCGTTCGGCTACTATGAGACGATAGCCGGAGGTGAGGGGGCTTCTCCTACCAGAGCAGGAGCGAGTGGCGTGCATACCCATATGACGAATACGGCAATGACCGATTCGGAAATCATGGAAATCCGTTATCCTGTGCGAGTGGAATCATTCGCTTTGCGTAGCGGATCCGGCGGAAAGGGGATTCATCGCGGTGGCGATGGAGTCACCAAACGTATACGTTTTTTGGATGCGGTAACGCTTTCGCTGCTGACGCAACGAAGAAGGCAAGCTCCCTTTGGCATGGCAGAAGGCGAGCCGGGTTCTTGCGGAGAGCAAATCTTGATCGATCCAACGGGCGCTCGAACGATCTTGCCGGGCAACGGTAGTTGGAACTTGAGCGCGGGCAGCGTGTTGGAGATTCGTACTCCCGGAGGCGGCGCTTGGGGGCGCGGTTCACAACCTTAGCGTTTGCTGCTGATTTGCCGGTCCGCACGTTCGAGTACCGCCCTGAGGGAGGGAATTGAAATGGGCTTTGAAATATAGTCGTCCATGCCTTGAGCCAGAAAGCGATCCTTTTGTTCAGTCAGGGCGTAGGCGCTTTGGGCGACGATCCAAACGGGAGAGTCGTTTGCGAGCTGTTTGATTCGACGGGTGGCCTCGATTCCGTCCATCTTCGGTAGCTTTACGTCCATCAAGACGATGGGATACCGCTTGGCTTGCCAAAGCTCGATCGCTTCTTCCCCGCTTTCCGCAATGTCGTGCGGGCACTGGAGGTGTTTCAAGATGGCGCTGGTGACGAGCTTGTTGTTGGGTTCGTCTTCGACGAGGAGGATTTTCGAGGGCGCTGGCTGGGTCGCTGGGGCAACGTCTTGAACCTTGGTCTTTTCTACCGGGGACGGGTGTGGTTTCTCCAATCCAGGAAGGGTGATGTAGAAGCGTGTTCCGTTAGCGGTATCGCTCTCAAATTCGATCTTCCCATCGAGTAGCTCGATGATGCGTTTTGAGATCGCGAGCCCGAGACCCGACCCCCTTTGGGACTTGCTCAAGGAATCGCGGCCTTGGCGAAATGGCTCGAACAAAGACTTTTGCTCTGGTTTCGGGATACCTGAGCCAGTATCGGAAATTGAAATACGCAAGGAGCTACCGATGGAGTCGAGGCTAACCTTTATCGATCCCGACTCGGTGAACTTTATGGCGTTTCCGATTATGTTGAACAGCACTTGCAGCAAGAGTTGCCCATCGGTGTTTAGGGCGCTGTTTCGCGGAGCGCGGTTGTCCAGCGTATATTCCAGGCCTTTTTTCTTCGCGCTGGATGCCAGGGGGAGTAGGCGCCCGCTGAAGAAACTGTCGATATCCAGAGTTTCGCGCTTTGGCTCGAGGCTGCCGCTCTCGATCTTAGCGAGGTCGAGTATGCTGTTGATCAGCTCCAGCAAGTGGGTGGACGAAGCAAGCATGATATCGACAAGGGGAGCCTTGGCATCGTCATCGGTTTGTAGTTTAAGCAATTCGCAGGGGCCCACGATGGAGTTGAGAGGGGTTCTCAGCTCGTGGCTCATCATGGCGAGAAATTCGGATTTCGCCTGATTGGCTTTCTCTGCGGCGACTTTGGCTCGCTGCAGTTCCTCTTTTTGTCTTTGGGATTCCGTGACGTCGTGGACGAGGCTGGCGACTCCGATGATCTTGCCGTGTTGGTCGACGAGGCTTGTGTTGTGCCATTCGCAAATGCGTTTGGAGCCGTCCTTGTGCAGGTTCTGGTTTATGGACCGTTTGCCGCCTCTATTGGAAACGAGCCGAGCCCAGACCTCCTTCGTCTTTTCTTGGGTTTCTGGGTCGATGATGATGCTACCGGGCTGTCCGACTGCCTCCTCTCGGGTGTATCCGAAAATCTGAGTCGCTGCTTGGTTCCATTCGGTAATGCGGAAGTCGAGTCCCCACTCGATGACTCCGAGTGGCGTTTGTTCGACGTGCAGCCGCATTCTCTGGTTTTGGGCTCGGAGTTCCTCTTCGAACCACTTGCGTTCGGAAATGTCTTGGGCGAGGGCATAGACGAGGCCCTTTTCCGGTAGGGGGCGGGAGCTCCAATCGAGCCAAACGTAGTGCCCGTCTTTGTGCATGACCCGGTTTTGAAAGGAGTACTGGATTTGCTTTTCTTCCAGCAAGGTTTCGACGAGTCGTTCCGAACGTTCTCTGTCCTCGGGATGGATAAATTCCACGAGAGGGGTTGAAAGGAGTTCCTCTTTGTCGTAGCCGAGGGTGGTCTCGAAGGCGGGGTTGACGTCGAGGTAGTAGCCCGTCTGGAGGTCGGCGACGCAGATGAGGCTGATGGTATTCTCGAAGATGGCGCGGTAGTGAGTTTCCGCTTTGTCGAGGCGGCGTTCGGTGTCCAGGCGCTCCGTGAGCCCGCGGCAGACGGCGATGAAGATCTCTCTCTGGTCGAGTTCCCGATAGATCGTGTGCATCTCGACGGGAAAGGTCTCGCCTCGCTTGTTGCGGTGCTCCGTGCGATAGACGGCGGAGCCCTGCTCGCGTAAGCGGTCGATGCGAGGAATGAGTTCGGCTTTTATGTAAGGGGCTTCGATGTCCCAGGGGCCCATTTTCTGGAATTCGTTTTCGCTGTATCCATAGCGGGCGACTGCTGCTTCGTTTGAAAGCACGATGCGACGGTTGCTGTGATCGTAGACGAAAACGGGATCGGGAAGACTGTAGAAGGCGGCCTCGTAACCTAGTTTCTCTGTGATCGAGGAAGGGTTAGGATCGGAATTTGGTCGAGGCATGGGCTCGTCTTGTGTTGAGGAGGGGGTGGGGGAGGTGTTCTGCTCTGTTGGGTACGATGGAACCTACATTGAATAGCGCGCTATGGCAAACATCAAGAGGCACTCTTTGCTGCGCTTTTCTCTACGTAAAGAAGCCCGCTCCGGATTTTTTTGAAAAATCGGAAGCGGGCTGGAATGGGATTTCGTTTTGGCGTCGAACGTGAGTTTATGGAATCAGTCCGCTGACTTGGAGATCGCTTTGTCGACTGAGAGGGCGCCTCCTCCGGATACTACGCCGATTAGGGCGAGGCCGATCGTGAGCAGATGGTACTCAAAGCCTTCGCCTGCCTGGTTTCCGTACCAGTTCATGAAAAAGCCGTTTGCGGTGTGGCCCATGAACATGGCAACTGTCATGGTAATTCCGATACCGAAGGCGGAAATGCGGGTCAGGGCTCCGGCGAAGAGAGCTACGGCGCCCAGCGACTCGGCGATGATGACGAGGAACGCAAGTATGGCTGGGATACCCAGGGAATCAGTGAAGTAGCCCATGGTCCCGGAGAAACCGTAGCCACCGAACCAGCCAAGGAGCTTTTGGGCTCCATGCGGAAAGATGACGATGGCCAAGGTAAGGCGAGCTATGAGAGGAGCGACGCTGTTGGAGGTCGCGAGGATGGATTGTACGTATTTCATTTGGTTTTTTTGTTTAAAAAGTTTGGTGGTTGGAGCGTGGGAGTAGGGTACGTTTTCCCGGGAGCCCGCTGGGGCAGCGGGCGCAGCCGAGGATGTTTTTGGCGACCAAGGTCGCTCCTACTTGAGATCGAAGAGGAGGACTTGGCTGCTGTTGTTGGCCTTGAGCTGCAGCGTTTCGGGGCCGCTCAGGTAGGCGGCGTCGCCTGCTTCGAGGCTTTGGCCGTTCAGTTCGATCTTGCCTTCGGCCAAGTGCAGCCAGGCGTGTCGATC of Pelagicoccus enzymogenes contains these proteins:
- a CDS encoding DoxX family protein produces the protein MKYVQSILATSNSVAPLIARLTLAIVIFPHGAQKLLGWFGGYGFSGTMGYFTDSLGIPAILAFLVIIAESLGAVALFAGALTRISAFGIGITMTVAMFMGHTANGFFMNWYGNQAGEGFEYHLLTIGLALIGVVSGGGALSVDKAISKSAD
- a CDS encoding PAS domain S-box protein, with amino-acid sequence MPRPNSDPNPSSITEKLGYEAAFYSLPDPVFVYDHSNRRIVLSNEAAVARYGYSENEFQKMGPWDIEAPYIKAELIPRIDRLREQGSAVYRTEHRNKRGETFPVEMHTIYRELDQREIFIAVCRGLTERLDTERRLDKAETHYRAIFENTISLICVADLQTGYYLDVNPAFETTLGYDKEELLSTPLVEFIHPEDRERSERLVETLLEEKQIQYSFQNRVMHKDGHYVWLDWSSRPLPEKGLVYALAQDISERKWFEEELRAQNQRMRLHVEQTPLGVIEWGLDFRITEWNQAATQIFGYTREEAVGQPGSIIIDPETQEKTKEVWARLVSNRGGKRSINQNLHKDGSKRICEWHNTSLVDQHGKIIGVASLVHDVTESQRQKEELQRAKVAAEKANQAKSEFLAMMSHELRTPLNSIVGPCELLKLQTDDDAKAPLVDIMLASSTHLLELINSILDLAKIESGSLEPKRETLDIDSFFSGRLLPLASSAKKKGLEYTLDNRAPRNSALNTDGQLLLQVLFNIIGNAIKFTESGSIKVSLDSIGSSLRISISDTGSGIPKPEQKSLFEPFRQGRDSLSKSQRGSGLGLAISKRIIELLDGKIEFESDTANGTRFYITLPGLEKPHPSPVEKTKVQDVAPATQPAPSKILLVEDEPNNKLVTSAILKHLQCPHDIAESGEEAIELWQAKRYPIVLMDVKLPKMDGIEATRRIKQLANDSPVWIVAQSAYALTEQKDRFLAQGMDDYISKPISIPSLRAVLERADRQISSKR
- a CDS encoding hydantoinase B/oxoprolinase family protein, with amino-acid sequence MTLDTDLLGVEVGQLCELQSPEEPPVLAVRILTEKRLDQALPELEMRLATTRGTNALLELKGAKTAFLVTEGFGDLLRIGNQQRPDLFEIGIQKVEPLHNCVFEVSGRLASDGSEIARLDEGAVRGFAQSALAEGVESFSVALLHSYRNGEHEKRVAEILRQEGAKYVSVSSELSPFVKLLPRAETALVDAYLAPIMDSYLDAVENRVTSTLTGAPALRVMTSAGGLVSRSNYRPKDSLLSGPAGGVVGSSLSGLQAGEGRSIAFDMGGTSTDVSRFDGQLDYRFEQKIGAARVFAPSLRIETVAAGGGSVCWFDGSALRVGPQSAGANPGPACYGAGGPLAITDVNLLLGRLDASKFGIPVFLERAEERLLELQRSILESTGEAMSREAILEGLLAIANETMAEAIRKISTGEGYDPADYVLVAFGGAGGLHACAVASILDMDTIVFPSDAGLLSAKGLRHAQVEHFEGRQVLRNLGECEKDLEAWIGELRVKAERCLAEDGIDAAEIDSREPRFELRYRGQESILTLEGGELSELRARFEAAYREQFGFLPDGLEIELVAVRVAAVSGDSGLGEECFEESREKQAPTEAYMVRSDLEAGQTLSGPFVIQDPFSTVYVDTGWTATVGNQGTLKLRRVETMEKGQSQGEVVDLELFTNRFLSIVDEMGALLERAAFSTNVKDRKDFSCALLDPDGYLLANAPHIPVHLGALGVCLRTVLQRMELEPGDVVVTNHPAYGGSHLPDVTLLAPVYTESGDKLLGYVANRAHHAELGGISPGSMPPNAQNLAEEGVVIAPLKLASKGSVDWKPLLRLLKEGPYPSRSLDENVADLSAQLASIRRGQSALMQLAEKEGCSRVGKYMSLLKERAATALRQALSATDCVGKGRYRESLDNGEAVVVEVTTQGSGKWLINFSGTAGVQPDNYNATPAIATSAVIYVLRLLAAVDVPLNEGFLDVVDIKILEGMLNPSFDEDPRNCPAVVAGNVEVSQLVVSVLLKAFGLAACSQSTMNNLIFGTDSFGYYETIAGGEGASPTRAGASGVHTHMTNTAMTDSEIMEIRYPVRVESFALRSGSGGKGIHRGGDGVTKRIRFLDAVTLSLLTQRRRQAPFGMAEGEPGSCGEQILIDPTGARTILPGNGSWNLSAGSVLEIRTPGGGAWGRGSQP